AAAGAAGTGTGGCCTACTTACTTTGGAGCTGTAGCCATTCTGTTAGACATGTCCTCCTCTGTTTGCTCCTCCAGCTCTGGGATCACTGGAATGTCTGGAATAAaggaagaataaaaaaaaaagaaaaagaaaacgccAGTTAGAATTTGCTAAATGTTTCACTATTATCCACACAGTAGAACCCTCCTTCTCGCCCCCTTCCCCTTCACTCTCCAGTGTGTACCTGATCATTAATATGTTTGTGCCTGCAAAAGCATCATCCCAAGAAGCGAAACAGAAATAACCGCTTTCCAATTCTAAGTTAAAATTAAATATAATTGTAAGGCTAATTCTGATCAAAGTCAACATCTTCTTGTTTTAACTGTAGCTGCAGTGTGTCATTCACCTGGCATATATAATAAATACATTGATTAAGTGAAACTACAATCAACATGATAAATAATGCTTGATATACATGTACTTTCCTTTTTCATTGTCTTTGAGTGACAGCTAATGGTTGATTCAGACAgtacttaactcattgtctcccaggtacggatatatccgtacccactcatatggctatatctgacctggtacgaaTATATTCGTACACATTCAGTCGCTTTCTGCagcgtcgatctaacgcctgcattccatcgtgttgatagtgatacacagttactacaattctgagtgacctgctgcagcacagctggtctcggttaaaaaaaccttggtcaacataggtggggtagaaagcgTTAAAGAAAATTTATTGACAGTGTTAGTAAACACTTGAAACAGCCAACAGCCATAAGTATAAAGATGGCTACAACATAGATAATTGTAAGCTCACCATTATCTGAATCACTGTCATCTTTGGGAGGGGTACTTTGACGCAACCTCTCACTGAAACGCACAACAGTAAATCCATTATTTGAATGTTTATATCATAGATATTACACTAATGCCATAATAATTCTATTAAATATTCATATAACATTGAGGAAACTATGAACTCAGAAAGGAATCCGTATGTTAAAAATTACACATACTAAAAAGCAACATACGATTCTGCAACACATTGTCTCATGCATCAATATACATGTACttccttctcttttttttactaCACATTTTGATTTGATCACtcaaactcgaactcgaactcgaaaactttattactgagggatgatagcattaggtccatatggtcctttcttacagctagtccctattataatacacacatgaaacgaagaacaagtatgaagaataaaaaaagaaatcaaataaaacacaatcatgtaataCAAGCCAGATATTCAGAGAAGCTTCGATCATGCAGATTCAAGCATACTTttacaaattaaaaaatgtttgtaAAAGCAGACAACTCATCTAGTTGGGAGAAAAAAGTAAGAGTTCAGAGTTTGGAATTTCTTTAAATCCCTTCCTTTACTGTCAAAACCAACCTACTTCAAATGATTTGTAACAATAACACTTATAATTTGTTGTCAGGAGGTGCTCGATCAATTCATGTTAAATTGGTGCAGACACAGAACAATTAAGTtgcacaaaatacacacactaaaagaaaacaaaaaacaatacaaaacagtATTTTCATTAGATCAAACTCACATCAAATACATTTTAAAGACTGACATAATAACAAATATGTAACTATGGCAACCCTGCTTACCAATAGAACTGAAGaaaaatacacagacacaattATAAATTTtgtcaaaagaaaaacaaaatcagcatAAAACAATcggtttttttttaaggaaaCAATAAAGACTGATATTATGGTTTACAAATGAGTAACTTCAAAGGCTGATAAAGTCGTCAACAATTCAAACATTCTGCAACATCGTTACACAAATTTTCATAATAATCCACCTTGGAAAGATAACGAGTAAATGTATCAAATGTATCTATATACCAGGCAGACGTGagaaaaaacactaaaaacaagCAAAAGTAAAAAATCATCTTTTTAACCCAACTTGCAGCAATCAGAGGCGATGATCAACGGGTGTGGGGTGTGCAAAGAAATTCCACAACATCACAAGGTAAAACCACTCTTAACAGCACGTCTAAAAGCCAGAATAGTACAGTATTAGAAAGGCTCCACTCAGCACATCACAAATGATTGTGCTGTTTTACCGAAACATGTCAGGGCTGCTATCGCCTTGTGAGAACTGCGATCCCAACCCAAAAAGCAAGTCActgtcaaaaataaaaaatgcagCACAGGCAGCAATTCATTTTACGACAACATTCAGCTAAGCCCCTGAACCTGTTACTGCAAGTAACACACAGAATACAACAGACAGTGCACACTCGGAAAACAATCAAGTACGTCCTCTATTCCTTCAATCTCCATCCTTCCCGTGGATCTAGCACCATGAGAACAcaacttaaaggtacactcggTCCCCTGTAAACTATCTTGTTCACCTCCACACAGGTCTGTCCAGGCTTGTGTTTTTCATGGGATAAAAAGAGCATCCTCACAGTTATAGACACATactaaatacatgtatcaaCAAACTGTCCCCCGTTTCTTTCAAGCAGGCTAGCATCTCGCTATGCAAGACAGCGAGAGAGTTTATGAAATGGTGTGATGGCTAGCTACGTAAGAGTTAAACACCATTCGTTGATACATGTACCCAAAaggtcatccgcactggtcggtaaacagccatgaacagccaatcggattggcAGCTGCATGTGTGGCTGCGATTTTTTTCTCACATAGCGAGCACCTCCAAGGCATGCTCACCTACTCTTGCCAAATCCTAGCGTTCCTCACGGCGAGAATTGTTCAAGAAACACTACTTCCTCACCCCACTCGCCAATTCTCGCATGCAGGAAGCTGTCAGGCTGTAGATTTTAAGTGTGTGTCTAAATAAAAAAGATATCTTATCTGACGTAAAAGCCTgtacagatctgtggtggtgaacATACATGATCGCTTACTCGAGGAGGAGGGTACCTTTAAACCAATTAAGGCCTGTCTATTGCTCTTCCCACAACCTCCAAATCTATAGAAAGAGTGACACACAAATCATCAAGGGCTTCGTCTAAGTCTTGGATGGGGTCCCAGGCACCCTTGTTTTGGGGCTTTTGGCTCGATCCCACATCTCCGCTGCAAATAACATGATAGCAATAAAGAACGCTGAGGCATCCTTAGATAGCTTGACAATACTGCGTCCCCAAAATGCCTGGACAACAGACAGTGATCATGCACTTTAGAAAAACTGTAATCAGATTGATGTTCTGGAAAAAATAGTGAGGATTACCATACAAGTCTTGTGGATGCTATTTTATCAACAGCAcacaaaaataaagtaaaaatgCAAATAAAATCTTGTGTTTTTACAAGAAGACGCATTgaaatatatatctatatatatatatacgacttgtgtctgtgtgtgtgtctgtgtgtttgtgtatctgtgtatttgtgtatttgtgtatttgtgtatttgtgtattcgccatgcacggccaaagttctcgatggatctgcttcaaatttggtgggcatattcaggttgacccggtacaggacacaacgtggtcgatatttcaacacgtgctctcagcgcgcagcgctgaaccgattttggttccacctcagctacccgggcccccataccgacacaccatagccgctacaccacatcacaacgccaaagttctcggtggatctttttcaaatttggacaccgtattcagctacaccccggacacaatatcatcgatgagatatttcaacacatgctctcagcgcgcagcgctgaactgattttggtttttgtgttcatttcaccattataagtaactcttccttatcttctcatcttctccaggttttcagcgtttacctcccttccttcgtatggtgcactatagtttgagggaggcatcttcggatattcccgttctgttactatttttagaaggtcaccgcagtgtccagaacgtaaattggacccgtaaattatcctcactgtaaaagtgcaaaggtcgaatcaatttatagccacgcgaaatatacactgtcatctatctctctatagatatggcttctctgtgtttgtgtgtgtgtgtgtgtgtgtgtgtgtttttatgtgagcaacacctgtgcattgttcagttctgtttgtgatgtggtctggcggcttttgtgtaattttatgtactggccttcctttcagaagccataacagttcaaaagggcttagagataagctctaaattgctcaatcctatttgagtggagttcgcctccaaaggtgattaacacggttacattcgtcgacaaggatgggactcgatatggtcaggaatggcattatggccactgaatcattttcgtgctgttcccattccacgaatctgggagggacctaagcttagcgggtccattgttcggacccggcgaagccggcgtacggctctaagtacttcttcccggcaaagccggctacccggcgaagcgggtattcattctagtatatatatatatatatatatatatatataaacaacacaataaaaagtccaaaaccaagccagaatgtccactatatccattcccagtaactcttccttatcttctccatttttttgttttgcgcatttatctcccttccttcgtgtggcgtcaatccctattcccgttactacgttactatttttagaaggtcactgcacgttactatttttagatctcccttccttcgtgtggcgtcaatccatattcccgttactacgttactattttaagaaggtcactgcacgttactatttttagatctcccttccttcgtgcgccggctgtcccaggcgcagcctggtattcggctctacttcttcccggcgaagcgggtaatcatctagtatatatatatgtatataaataTGAAGTGTGTGCTCTATATCACTTTTAAGTGTTCTACAATCTaaagcaaaaaaataaaaaaaataaataaataaaagctagtCCTGCTGTAGGTTGAACAATGAGCTTGTCCAcctgacagaaaaaaacacgaaaaaagAAAATAGAACAGTTACAGGCAGAAGCATAAAAAATTAACGGCAATGCTACATTGATATTATAGGCTTAACACAAAAAGGTCTGTAAAAAATGTGTACAGCTACAACCACCACCGAAAATGAACACAAGATAATCATTGGCTGTTATTGATCACTATAATTGGCAGCGCTTGAAAAATAAGATGTAAGGATTCTCCACAATTTTATTAAAGTAGGCCTTTTCATTTAAATGATATACGAGCTTTTCATCCaatatacgttaattggatctgtgatccaaacatggcttttggtcaatcgagatggaagtttattccacaagcccgtagggcgagtggaataaactgccatctcgattgaccaaaaggcatgtttggatcacagatccaattaacatatatatctcgacattcactggtcttagggtttttgttctcaaagaagaaagaaacttgcttgaacacggaccacttctccgagcaaaatcaacaaacctaatcactcgcattccacctcaaggtctcggccaaccaagactatggcatactcgtagcaaagccgccgaatggtaccgtaaaccaagaatagtgacgtaagagaatagaatgtcgtcttttgatttggaacgtgatgggtttcagaacttcttctggacaactcggatggtcttctgcgtagtggttggcacgagattccttttcttcttcgtcagttcatcctccgatactgtagcaaaacgtttaatctttttttcactttcgagtatgcggacgactgaacttgaccgctaaaaagtagtcctttcggaatcattacgccgagtccaaacatgaggtctgaacattgtttttaggcaggatctaggtgaaagcgaggctgttcttatctctgtatacagtccagagagagagaaatacatgtcgagacatagAGGATTTATGGCAAGTAGCATGGACAACAGATCATGCAGGGAATTTTCGCCCACAAAATTTAACTTTCAATACAGACCCCTAGATCAGAAAAGCCATTGTGTGTTGGAtattttgactcgaacaagctaGCATAATATCCACAATTCCTGCTAATTAAACAGCATTACAGAATATCATACAAAACGAAGTGACTAGATAGGATAGTGGCAGCACAAAGCGCGCAGTGATGAAGGGTCTTAAACGCACGCAAGGCACAACCATACTTACTCCTCAAGTCCTTCAAAGCCCTCTCCCAACTGTCGGGTCCTGCAACCAGTCATGCGCGACACAGAGGTACAAAGGGGTGCATAGGGGTAAGCACATTCACCACAAGCTTTTCATGCATGCATGTTAACTTATATAAGGCTCATTTCACCCATGCATGCATTTATTTGTTTATGCAGTCCTATCAACACATGTATAGGAGAACTCTTGTCCATTCAATACCAAAACCAAGGCAGCCTTTTCAAATCTCCTGCAATCACTACAAAATTATTTGTCCACTGAATCAAGTCAAAGACATTAGTTTTCAATTGCATAAAAACTGATAAATCTATACACTTTTAAGCTCAGAATCAACTGTGaacaatgttaaaaaaaaaaagttaaaaaaaaaaaaatcgggcaaaaatatgggttgaagcatcctgcatgcaactgctgaggtccaaaaaaaaaacccaaaaaacctGTGAACAATGTTAAAGATCAGATTCTTCTGTGGACAATTTTCATGTTCAAAGTGCTTAAtctctccctttctttaaaATAGATGCAGTCAGCTTGCAGGGGGGAAAAAGCTTAAAAGGCTGCCTCAGGTTTGGATGAAAATATACCCCAGCAAATATAATACTAAAATACCACAGGTGCAACAAAATACAGGCAAAAGATAAATGCAACATATCAACTATCATTTCCCACAATAAACTAATGCAGCTATCTTTTTGGCTGCTTTAATTAGCAGTATGGACAAATGAATGCTAAGGTATGATTCTACTACTAAGCGGGTAACAGTCAGGGGTCAACATGGGATCCTTTATGCAAAATATCCATTCTGGTAAGGTGATGGTCTTCTGACAGTTATGGCTGGATTTCAGGGATATCAGAAACATTTACCCAAATTATTTGAATGAAAGTTAACACTTTTTTTGAAGCAACATCACGAAAGAAAGGCCAGATTAAAACTATCATTACCTTTCCAATAAAATCTCATGTTCAAGGCTTAGCTAAGTACTTCCTGTGTAAACGATGTGGCTCACTATCTCAGAGAtatctagccaggcttttacatagaatAAGATCAGCACTCTACAGCACCAACCAACAacagccaggcttttacatagaatAAGATCAGCACTCTACAGCACCAACCAACAACAGCCTTGCAGCTTTCCGTGGGAGTTGGTTGATAAATTAATTTGACAACAGACAGTTTGTAGCGTCAATCTGCGTTATTTATTATTcaaattcaaaaacaaattcccactctgcacagtcagaatgttgatttttggtatgtgtccaagaggagGGATAATCTTATTCCACGTAAatgcctggtcagatctgaaatAGTGATCCAAACTGTTTTCACAAGAAGGGCTGTGTCTTGAAAATTACccgggaacagactacttccaattcagtaggggggcgactatcctcaacccggcgggtccccaggtggcggataggggaacggcccccagatatgggggccagctgcgaatatagaataagcagtcccggaccaactagcggtgtctctaccaggacggggtgggttggcagatggcactgactaccctataaatgccctacgtgtccgatgacggttacaccatgcgggtaagagccgcattaaaagctccaacccccggggtgggacccctggtaagaaatcccccatgtgttcccagggttaggtttttgagccaggaactaagggcggggtaaccccgaaagaaacctaagggctgaagACAGAGGATCTGAgccaacaggcgcaccttaaccaaccacagatccacgcaaaaacgcaaaatgagagcgaacgacaagaagaagaagaaacttacATCCATAGGGCCACCAAAAGCACATAGTAACCTAAACTTGAGCACGAGCAAGTTGCCGCAAGCACGACCACAACACTGTTACAACTGCATGGTAAGACAACATACAGGACATAAGAATACGTTAGCCAAACAAGACTGCTTAATTTTCCATAATGTTGCATGCAGATGTATGCGCTATGCACATCAAGTTTACCACTAAGCATCCCATTTGGAATATGGAATAAATTAAAAGAATAAATGCTGGGATTCTGGGAAGAAGGTGGAAATAGGTTTGATAGTTGGGGGTagaggggggggtggagggtcaTAGGTGGAGGTTACCGTGGCTTTCTAGGTGCATCTTCTCCCCAACCAGATACTGCTTTCGTTGGTCTATCTCCAGGTGGGCCACCTCCCTGTCAGCAGaaaatgtatgtgtttttgtttttgttaatcaAAATAATATCTCAATGCACTTGATAAAAGTAGAATGCTCTAAATCACCAGTACTACCTGCACAAGACAAGTCATTAGGCTACAAAGTGTAAACCTGTTTTGGCTATTTTGTGATGTTTCCAAGCTCTCATTTATTCAGTTTCTGGCTTTGTTATACAGATTAATATATAATGCACTATGaaacacatgtacatacacacTTCTCAGAGGATTCTCAAACACTTTATAATCACCTTAGAATGTGGtaagacacacatgcacacacacacacgcacactcaacTACATAATCATGTTGACATATGATTtgtacaaacacagacagatcaACAcacattctctttctttctcttctttggCAATCTTACTGACATCTGGTTTCATAGGTGTATCAAGATCATCATCCTGGTCCATATCCGCTGCTGGTGTTGCCGCTGCTGCTCTGCGTCCTTGCCGTGCATTCTGCACAAATAAGACGTACACAAAGAATTCTATCAAAATGTGTACAGCCTTAAGTGTATGCAAAAGCTAGGTTGTACACGAACTGAACAAGCTTACAGGACAATCAGCTATTGAACCTAAATAAACAGCAGGTCTCACAGGAGTGTAAGTCATCAAATTGGAGGTAATTTTCTTGACACTATAAAGAAAACCCTGACAAAACAGGCAGCAGTTATTATGAAATAAATATTTAATAAATAGCATATAATCGGCTCACTAACACTTGGGCTTAAAATAGACATTATGATCGCTTGTAAGGATTTTTTctttggtaatcttgaacttttgcgtgttaaattcatagctcagaattcagaggcattttaagtctccaaatttgtagaaccagcacttgtaatcataacaagtcattttagatccttttgaagttacggaatgaactccgatgaactgtacgaatgcattccgtttacatgggtcaaagaaggaattatccgtgtgagcgaacaagggagacaactctttcgtgtaaatgatgtcccatggttgacaacatACGCCATTTTcagtgcattttcgtcgattgaacaaccaaattaattaattatgcttaagtttgaagctcaatccgtcaattaatttcacgacaaatgttctttggcttgcttaaaggcatactaacgcactcccgtgtttacaaagtgtagtttgcccacaatcgatgtcaaacgcaccataagaccatataatgacgatgcgtcaccatgcgcggaccataatacatgcattacagcttgttctagcctctgaaaaagtgaggatgtcaacaaagccgcggtgttctctcccttgcatcaacgttacatgtgttgccaaatctataaataggacgatccagatcaaaatgaaaattcaaatatctcaacatttaaggggtcctagaccacaatattttgcagggaacttaatttagtctgtctccagctgttggtaaagcaattagcgtgtatagtcatcgagtacatatggcttgtatcaaaaataagtaaagaatgtcactggattctgagctatgaatttaacacgctaaagttcaagattacctttTCTTTTCCTACAGAATGAgattacctgctattccgacttggtcgtgtgacagacgttttcttccccacgagattacgttgattgtctaacgaagccgtcaggctgagttagacatcagctaatcgagtgtggaagaaaactcttgtcacacgaccaagtcggaatagcatttatgtctcacagcttcaacagaggagagaacaaacacgttttgtgtactcaagcttgacaaacctaaacacaggagcagccattgtggagagatctactttttgaccgaacaactgtgaatgacgtctcggtatatgtgaatgacgtcacagtcatcgtcacagtctgtatcttttgaatcatcgcattcttcatgacgtctttctgtgtctgcatccgcgaaatgtttgttcattccggaatctttgtcatctatgttcagaactctgtccttatagtgtcagactaacaggcctcctgagcgagccacttttcaagggaagctaaattcgcgtatggaaacagtactgtcgtctgggatgccgttttcagtattctgagcgttgaagaatttgtaaagagaagaaacgataacagcaggagaaataaaaggcgtgtgtgcattttttggctggagggacgatttcgagtttgaatccgttcttgcacatgctccaaagcgtgtaacatacaatcttgcacacgtttgctttagtagtggcaaagaagcaaagcgtgtgacatactcTGATGCAACTTTTTCTTTCTTGggacaacaaaataacaacatgCAATTTGTAAAATGTTCCCGATCGGTAATGCATGGCATAAAATCTTCGAATCCATTTCTTTTCCTATATTTCAGCAAGATTCTTCCAAGATTTTTTCTTAAAAGGCTTAAAACAAACCCTCTTAGACTGTGTTCCAAAGTCAAGATCTTCGTCATCCATTTTGATACAGTAAATCGCCCAAACgttgaaagtatgtgaagttcCGTGGTGATTGTGTATCTTGTCAACAGGAATGTAAGGGAGAAAGCATGGGACCGATTCCATGTATTTGGTAGTCAGCATAAATGACAAAAGATCTGCAACTAATTTCCAAAATCAGGGCCTACTACTTTGTATTCAATAGTTCTTCGAAGACATTAAAATAACGTTGATGTATATAATGCCATACGTAGATGCAATTCTTCAATTTGTTAAATACAAATAAATAGTTCTCCCTTCAAGGGGAACCATCTCCTATCTTCCGATAACTGAtgagagttgcttcccttggacTGTTGcggcccctctctctctgtctctgtctctgtctgtctgtctctctgtctgtctgtctgtctgtctgtctctctctctctctctctctctctctctctctctctctctctctctcttcagggtAAGATGGGGCACGCATATCAACAACAATTTTGGTAATGTCAATTTTGCGGCCTTGACAGTTTTTTTCCCCATAAAGTGACGTCAAAAGAGAAGTGACGCACAAATGTAAACGTCAGCAGATTATTTGGCCCGATTATTTTACCCCAAAGAGAAGGATGAGGAAATCTTTCGCAAATAAAACTTGAGAGCCCCAAAGGGTTttaaatcgtgatcgtgattggcgatttttgacctttctgtgaccgtgattgccgaaatttccatttctgtgatcgtgatgggactttgcctgtgatccgtgatgacaaaaaaaatcaagtatcgtgatcgtgatcgtgattttttttcgtgatcgtgatgggcattattgcaaagcattttattttcaacgtacatttttcaccgctgtatcactctatgatcctctattcgtcaaggtgttcgtgatcgtgaaaacaaaaatcaaggtaactgtgatcgtgaaagataaaatgtcccttcccgtgatcgtgatgataccccccctttggggccctcaaactTGGAAAATAGTTCAAAAAAGTCGCTGAACTAATCAAATTGCCAACGGAAACCACTTTGACAGAGCAGAGATATggtattcacgactttccgaccttgacattgtagtgggggtcaagtgggcgtcggcatcattgtccaatcagaaattttgatgcgcttccgcttcctgtcccgcccagtctgcgcaaaagaaatggcgcaaaactgtttgcgcggaaaaaggtgatgaaaaaaagaacacaacctggtttgataaccaaatgattgcgatcttgcattctagcatcatttaatgtggaacaacgacacatctgataaacaaatagccagtttgttaccaacatgagaaactaggGTTTAGAATCGATGCGGTAAACCCGGACGTATACGTAAATCCGGAGAAGCTATCGAAGTAGGTGACATGTCGTTTCACTCCGAGTGTGCCAGCACCGGCCCTCTTCTCGCCAAACCCCCACTAGGCAGGGAAAGTGGTTCGACCTTGCATGAAtgcagggcaagttcgagtttgctagctaaaattgctgctagtgcttgccttgtctagatctggaactttttcaattggattttttctctctattatactggaataagtgggtgcttttctagatctaagcatcgaccgaattagataatgatgttccttgcattgcattctcctaaatctgttattctaaccagtttgtttaagaatataattgttcgttttttgttgataagcttacaagattttttcttttttaagtaagtggtttcacacgtacaacatgagacccacatgcactagacaatggaagttgaggtcctcgttcaataccacaaatgccagtattatacttcagactccttttggaggaatgtgtggggtttgggtgttgaacttgaagtggcagattgtttgcacaggtatgtacgttcgtacgtgcacgcatgtatgcaggcatttgtttgtcaagcaggaacatgcaacattttgttgaccgtatgtgagtgcgtgtgtaataaaaccaacgacaaacaatacaaaaagctccagctctgcttcttcaccagtcacagacgcattgcgttgttcagctttccagaaatatattaactcggtcagaaccggcttcatgaatattttatttcaggaaaaagtcaatcgaatctacacaaaaaaaggttattgcgttgttctgtctttgagacTGTACCACGTAATATTGAGCTTCTAGAAGAAACATGTCTGTGgcatagtttgacccaacagatagagaagtcaacagaggtattctgccgtcagcagctttattgctgttttgaatttgatcttgcataattttattacataattttgcaacacacaaagaaattgtaattgaatattttacgcaaaattgaataattcgcaaacatgtttgtatgaacaaatattattttaagaaaatatgagtgtgaggatggacgtattttgagtgaagtagcagaaattctttttaagttctttagctacatgcacacgttctgttaattacgttcttagcagggagatccagattaataatactgctgtgacaggttgtggtttccatacacactttgaatacaggaaaacaaaaacaaaaacacagttaaa
This Littorina saxatilis isolate snail1 linkage group LG17, US_GU_Lsax_2.0, whole genome shotgun sequence DNA region includes the following protein-coding sequences:
- the LOC138953912 gene encoding intraflagellar transport protein 43 homolog A-like isoform X1, whose protein sequence is MDDEDLDFGTQSKRNARQGRRAAAATPAADMDQDDDLDTPMKPDGGGPPGDRPTKAVSGWGEDAPRKPRTRQLGEGFEGLEDERLRQSTPPKDDSDSDNDIPVIPELEEQTEEDMSNRMATAPNVAVNRVATYRELDNDLLKQAAFQVLDNEIDLKLLTKSLSPMEDLIEDDRPWDWDRLFTEVSSELTTEWEKSAEEGGEPSEQAET
- the LOC138953912 gene encoding intraflagellar transport protein 43 homolog A-like isoform X2, with amino-acid sequence MDDEDLDFGTQSKRNARQGRRAAAATPAADMDQDDDLDTPMKPDGGGPPGDRPTKAVSGWGEDAPRKPRERLRQSTPPKDDSDSDNDIPVIPELEEQTEEDMSNRMATAPNVAVNRVATYRELDNDLLKQAAFQVLDNEIDLKLLTKSLSPMEDLIEDDRPWDWDRLFTEVSSELTTEWEKSAEEGGEPSEQAET